In Urechidicola croceus, a single window of DNA contains:
- a CDS encoding ATP-dependent 6-phosphofructokinase, translated as MSTNKIKHIGVFTSGGDSPGMNAALYAIAKSAEAKGIKISGFRKGYEGLIDGDLVPLASHELKKITQKGGTILKTARSKRFLELEGRKKALQTLKANNIDALIAIGGDGTFKGLLAFSEICGIPFIGIPGTIDNDIFGADYTLGFDSAVNTAIENIDKIKDTAESHNRVFIVEVMGRDSGYIAIHSGLMVGADSIHIPESGKDFIYLLDKVKNYDSEDAFLVVVSEGDELGAELVSSKIKEVNPNVDLRITKLGHVQRGGNPSALDRMLGIRLGVAAVKTLLQGKKNVMVGILNNQLHLTPFEEVVKQHQVDNELYELLELFGK; from the coding sequence ATGAGCACGAATAAAATTAAACATATAGGCGTATTCACATCTGGAGGCGATAGCCCTGGGATGAATGCTGCACTATACGCCATTGCCAAATCCGCTGAAGCAAAAGGCATAAAAATAAGTGGTTTTCGAAAAGGGTATGAAGGGTTGATAGATGGTGATTTGGTTCCATTAGCATCACACGAACTAAAAAAAATAACCCAAAAAGGCGGTACCATTCTAAAAACAGCAAGAAGCAAACGATTTCTGGAATTGGAAGGTCGTAAAAAAGCATTGCAAACTCTAAAAGCAAACAACATAGATGCTTTAATTGCTATTGGTGGCGATGGCACTTTTAAAGGTCTATTAGCTTTTTCAGAAATATGCGGCATTCCGTTTATAGGCATTCCTGGCACTATAGACAACGATATTTTTGGTGCAGATTACACCCTTGGTTTTGATTCGGCTGTAAACACTGCCATTGAAAATATTGATAAAATAAAAGATACTGCCGAATCCCATAACCGCGTATTTATTGTTGAAGTAATGGGAAGGGATTCAGGCTACATCGCTATTCATTCAGGATTAATGGTAGGTGCCGATTCCATCCATATTCCCGAGAGTGGAAAGGACTTTATTTATCTATTGGACAAGGTTAAGAATTACGATAGTGAAGATGCCTTCCTTGTCGTGGTTTCTGAAGGTGATGAACTAGGTGCAGAACTGGTTTCCTCAAAAATAAAGGAAGTCAATCCCAATGTAGATTTACGAATTACGAAACTCGGCCACGTCCAGCGAGGCGGAAATCCGTCAGCTTTAGATAGAATGTTAGGCATTAGACTTGGAGTGGCGGCTGTGAAAACACTTTTACAAGGTAAAAAAAATGTAATGGTAGGAATCTTAAATAATCAATTGCATCTAACCCCTTTTGAAGAGGTGGTCAAGCAACATCAAGTAGATAATGAATTGTATGAACTTTTAGAATTATTTGGAAAGTAA
- a CDS encoding alpha/beta fold hydrolase translates to MTLLLISIVFILPVVAIASYQHYKIGKQPAYDAKETLLNYEIIGSGENKLVLLHGLTGSLHYWKRNLESITTTHKLLLVDLLGFGDSPKPQSDYSLSIQLQALELILNKEGFNDGNIIIAGHSMGAMISLAILEKQPTWFKAGIFISVPVYKNADEFKEIMSSHSFVDRISTSKFSKYICMIHPIFMSRAFKPDNLTDDVYEDAKKHHWMSYYYSLTEVILKTDLYAITKKIKDKDVLFIHGEKDTTAPLENALKLSREFKNAQIITSSEGDHQFFLKEAEFVWNTIKDFTISEKKLQKTISNEHE, encoded by the coding sequence ATGACATTACTACTCATATCCATAGTGTTCATTCTTCCTGTTGTGGCTATTGCCAGCTATCAGCATTATAAGATTGGTAAGCAACCAGCTTATGATGCCAAAGAAACACTGTTGAATTATGAAATAATAGGCTCTGGAGAAAACAAACTTGTTTTGTTACACGGTTTAACAGGCTCATTGCATTATTGGAAACGCAATTTAGAAAGTATTACAACTACGCATAAGCTACTTTTAGTCGACCTGCTAGGTTTTGGTGATTCGCCAAAACCACAAAGTGATTATTCCCTTTCAATACAATTGCAGGCCCTTGAATTGATTCTTAACAAAGAAGGATTCAATGATGGAAATATCATTATTGCAGGACATTCTATGGGAGCTATGATTTCATTAGCAATATTGGAAAAGCAACCAACTTGGTTCAAGGCAGGAATTTTTATAAGCGTACCTGTTTACAAGAACGCTGATGAGTTTAAAGAAATTATGTCTTCTCATTCCTTTGTAGATAGGATTTCAACAAGCAAATTCTCAAAATACATTTGTATGATTCATCCCATATTTATGTCACGTGCATTCAAGCCTGATAACCTCACGGATGATGTCTATGAAGATGCAAAAAAGCATCATTGGATGAGTTATTATTATTCTCTCACAGAAGTCATCCTAAAAACAGATTTATATGCGATTACAAAGAAAATTAAGGATAAAGATGTGCTCTTTATTCACGGAGAAAAAGACACTACTGCACCTTTAGAAAATGCCTTAAAATTATCGAGGGAATTTAAAAACGCACAAATAATTACTTCATCTGAAGGAGACCATCAGTTCTTTCTGAAAGAAGCAGAATTTGTTTGGAACACTATTAAAGATTTTACTATTTCTGAAAAAAAGTTACAAAAAACCATATCCAATGAGCACGAATAA
- a CDS encoding MgtC/SapB family protein — translation MIEAFKNINPFILGLLISLGIGLILGLEREYDKLKEEQGFAGIRTFPIVAIIGFILGNLSTTYTPWLVIIIAAAFLLFLSLSHLSIVQKHIMTGITTNMALFATLILGVMVANHLHKEAVATAVIIVTLLSLKTTFNTFIKNITSEELFAFIKFSIISLLILPFLPNQDYGPEGLLNPFEIGAIIVIVSFLNFIGYFLVKYVGSKRGILLTAILGGLISSTAVAWIYASRSKESPELSKEYAAGIIIASAIMFPRLAILAYIFNSAILLNLVIPFTILTLICLISALLFIKKNTDVTKTAINLGNPLNIWNALGFGGIYVVILFAVFYGNQFFGESGLYYSALIAGLADTDAITISMAKFGSLEEKLTLATNVIITATISNMIVKLGITYFKGSKKTGKLVMLIFGTVVIVGFVYILIQLGN, via the coding sequence ATGATAGAAGCCTTTAAAAATATCAACCCATTTATCCTCGGACTACTCATCAGCCTGGGCATTGGCCTTATTCTTGGGCTGGAACGTGAATACGATAAATTGAAGGAAGAACAAGGCTTTGCAGGTATAAGAACCTTCCCAATTGTTGCCATTATTGGTTTTATATTGGGAAATCTTTCCACAACCTATACACCTTGGTTGGTCATTATAATTGCAGCAGCATTTCTTTTGTTTCTGTCTTTGAGTCATCTTTCCATAGTACAAAAGCATATTATGACTGGTATTACCACCAATATGGCATTATTCGCTACTTTGATTTTGGGTGTTATGGTTGCTAATCATTTGCATAAGGAAGCAGTTGCTACTGCGGTTATCATAGTTACTCTGTTATCATTGAAAACGACATTTAATACCTTCATTAAAAATATTACTTCCGAAGAGCTTTTCGCCTTTATTAAGTTTTCAATTATTTCGCTTCTTATTTTGCCTTTCTTACCAAATCAAGATTATGGTCCAGAGGGATTGCTTAACCCTTTTGAGATTGGAGCGATAATAGTGATAGTGTCATTTCTGAATTTCATTGGTTACTTTCTTGTAAAATATGTAGGTTCTAAACGTGGTATTCTGCTCACTGCTATTTTAGGCGGATTGATTTCAAGTACCGCAGTAGCTTGGATATATGCTTCGCGAAGTAAGGAATCGCCAGAACTTTCAAAAGAATATGCTGCGGGTATCATTATAGCTTCCGCAATTATGTTTCCCAGACTTGCGATTCTGGCCTATATTTTCAATAGTGCCATACTTTTAAATTTAGTCATTCCATTTACTATTCTTACCCTTATCTGCTTGATAAGCGCACTCTTATTCATCAAAAAGAATACAGATGTCACAAAAACAGCTATCAATCTGGGTAATCCGCTCAATATTTGGAACGCCCTTGGGTTTGGTGGTATTTATGTGGTCATCCTATTTGCAGTTTTTTATGGAAATCAATTTTTTGGCGAAAGCGGTTTATACTATTCAGCCCTAATTGCAGGATTGGCAGATACGGATGCGATAACTATCAGTATGGCAAAATTTGGGTCATTGGAAGAAAAACTCACGCTGGCCACCAATGTCATTATAACAGCAACTATAAGCAATATGATTGTAAAACTTGGTATTACCTATTTCAAAGGTTCTAAAAAGACCGGGAAACTCGTGATGCTAATTTTTGGAACTGTTGTCATCGTAGGGTTTGTATATATTTTAATACAGTTAGGAAATTAA